The proteins below come from a single Dermatophagoides farinae isolate YC_2012a chromosome 7, ASM2471394v1, whole genome shotgun sequence genomic window:
- the LOC124497173 gene encoding uncharacterized protein LOC124497173 gives MDSQTATNFLIANHHHQTNNKPFVSNLYPTTTATTTTTTTNNNMLNINHQQQQSSSTTTIDTYFLDDFDGIDDCFDDLNNLTTIPVNSDHHHFVFSPQNNGQLSNNVITMIPNDNYDFITVDSAAVANDQENEEIQAIMATSSSSSSSTTTLVSTILPETSKRKMANNRKKSSTNGQEKKPRQHQQKQQSRNPSKPRSRPKSPSLVVKLKRNRRLKANDRERNRMHMLNKALERLRQVLPSFNENDDDCRSEHSHHHQQQSSSNNKMTKIETLRFAHNYIWALSETLRSLDNQQQQQQNHDEISSSSSPIPSDSPHHHHHHHHRRISYIKHWLQHMTIIILQPIHHRQHLFLKIIIISVSAITTIVHRQRYRL, from the coding sequence ATGGATTCACAAACGGCCACCAATTTTCTTAttgcaaatcatcatcatcagacaaATAATAAGCCTTTCGTTTCGAACCTATATCCGACCACaactgcaacaacaacaacaacaaccaccaataacaacatgttgaacatcaatcatcaacaacaacagtcatcatcgacaacaacaatcgatactTATTTTCTCGATGATTTCGAtggtattgatgattgttttgatgatcttAATAATTTGACAACCATCCCTGTTAAttcggatcatcatcattttgtattttcaCCACAAAATAATGGCCAATTATCGAACAACGTGATCACTATGATACCAAATGATAACTACGATTTCATTACCGTTGATTCTGCTGCTGTGGCCAATGATCaggaaaatgaagaaattcaAGCCATAATggctacatcatcatcatcatcatcatcgactaCGACATTGGTATCCACAATATTACCGGAAAcatcaaaacgaaaaatggCGAATAATCGGAAAAAATCATCCACAAACGGACAGGAGAAAAAACCTagacaacatcaacaaaaacaacaatctaGAAATCCATCGAAACCACGATCACGACCGAAAAGTCCATCACTTGTTGTGAAATTGAAACGAAATCGTCGTTTGAAAGCAAATGATCGTGAACGTAATCGAATGCATATGTTGAATAAAGCATTGGAACGTTTGAGACAGGTATTACcatcatttaatgaaaatgatgatgattgtcgtaGTGAACAtagccaccatcatcaacaacaatcatcaagtaataataaaatgacaaaaattgaaacattacGTTTTGCACATAATTATATTTGGGCCTTATCCGAAACATTACGATCATTggacaatcaacaacaacagcaacaaaatcatgatgaaattagttcatcatcatcacctatTCCGAGCGATagtccacatcatcatcatcatcatcatcatcgtcggaTATCCTATATCAAGCATTGGCTTCAACATATGACAATCATTATTCTCCAACCAAtacatcatcgtcaacatctttttttgaagataataataatatcggTATCGGCAATCACGACGATAGTCCATCGACAAAGATATCGGTTATAA